TCGTGAAGCGTGGAGGACACAAATACTAACTCGGCCTGACTCAGTTGTTAGCCGTTTGATTTCCTTCACAATGCTGCTTGTTTTCTTGGTTATTTTTTCCCTTTACCTACCGAAGAATTCCATTTGAAATAAAGTAGAAGAAATAATGGGAAATGTATGAAGTTTCTTTAATACCTAATTTGTGAGTTGGATCATTCTGAAATTGTTGCAGGCGGCAGACCTTACCAAACCCATTGACAAGCGTATCTACAAAGGGACATTACCTACCTGCCATGACTTCAACTCAGCGACTGTCTCCCCTGACAGTGTCTTGTTACTGGTGGGCTTTACAGCGGGGCAGGTGCAACTCATCGATCCAATCAAAAaagaaatcagcaaactctATAATGAAGAGGTAAGATTTTTGCATTGACATTAACAGTTTACACATGCTTGGTTGATGTTGACAAATATCGAATTAATATCATGGTGAATTTTGTCCCTTGCAGTTAGGTTGAACTTGAAAGACGCACTGAGGCAATTTTGATGAGCATTGTTTATGGTACTATGAAGGTTAATCACTCTAATGGTATGATTTGTtgcagtttttgtgtgaaattatGTGATTGTGAAGCAGTATCAGCTATGTTAATATTCCTGCAGCAGACTGATCAGTATTAAAACATGTCTCCTGAGGCATTTCACACGGTTTGATCTATCAGTTATTTCAAATGATATACATATCGGTGAAAAAAGTGTTAGTGATCTGCTCAATGCAAATGCAATGGATATTTCCAGAATGCAGACAATACAGTGTTAGTAACTGGCTTTTATACTGAGGGCTTTTATGTTTATGTGTGCAGAGGTTGATAGACAAGACCAAGGTGACTTGCATTAAATGGATTCCTGGCTCCAACAATCAGTTCCTGGTGTCGCACGGCAGTGGTCAGATGTACCTCTACAATGAGGAACTGCCGTGCGGTCAGACGCCCCCCAACTACCAACCCTTTAAACACGGCGAAGGATTCTCCATCTTCACGTGTAAGACAAAAAGCACGCGCAATCCCCTGTACCGCTGGGTCGTCGGCTTGGGGGCTATAAACGAGTTTGCCTTCTCTCCATGCTCCCGCTATCTAGCGGTGGTAGGACAGGATGGACACTTGCGTGTCTTTAACTACAACTCCATGGAACTTGTAGGTACAATGAAGAGCTACTTTGGGggcttgttgtgtgtgtgctggtcaCCGGATGGCAAATACATTGTCACGGGCGGGGAGGACGACCTTGTGACAGTCTGGTCGTTCCACGAGAAACGAGTGATCTGTCGCGGGCATGGGCATAAGTCGTGGGTGAATGTTGTGGCATTTGACATTTACACGTGTTTGGTCTGTGATGATGAAAAATGTGAGTTTATCCCCAAGGAGATGGTGGATTCCTCATCTAGCTTGTACAATAGCATTCCCCCACAGGCCAACCACGTTGCCCCCGGTGACGGCTTGGTGAGCGCAGGGGGTAAAGGTCGTGAGGGTCGCCCGGACTCCACGCAGCACAATGGGTCACATATGAACTCCAATCACAACTCTACAGCAGAGCAGTCAACGGCGACAGCGGTGCACTACACGACGTACCGCTTTGGGTCAGTGGGTCAGGACACGGAGCTTTGCCTGTGGGAACTGACGGAGGACATCGTACGGCAGCCCTACAACAAGACGCGCATCTCAACCACCCTGGGCTCACATGCCACCGGGGGTGCCATCCCTCGCTCCAACAGTCTGCCCAACGATTCAGCGGCCAAACCCAACTCCTTGGCCAACAACGTTGGCGGGCACCACCCAGAGGGAACCACAGGGCATGCTGTGTCCAACTCTGTCATAAACACCACCAACAAGTTTGCCACGCTGTCTGTGGCAGATCGCAAAGAGAGTCAGGACAAGAAAGAACACAAGCGCAATTTCAGCCTGGCCAGTCGAAACAGTGACCGTGTGGGACTTCTGTCCAAGTCCAACCATGTCAAGCCTGTGGACGATTCTGTCAAACTGTATGGGACGCCAGCCTGTCCCCGGTTGGATGAAGTGCCCATATTAGAGCCCCTGGTGTGCAAAAGGGTAGCGCACGAAAGACTAACTTCTATTGTGTTCCGTGAGGAGTGCATAGTCACCGCCTGTCAAGAGGGACTCGTCTACACGTGGGCGCGGCCAGGCAGTGTAGTAAGTCGCTTTCTCTCCAGGGTGAAATTAAATAATGATTACTCATTAGGTTTTGCTGAAGACAGATAATTGGTTATACAGTGGATTTTAAACCAAAACAGCTTTGTTATGAAAGAAAGTTTTAATTAGCAATTTTTGACTCTGAGAGTGAGTGCACTTGAGAAATTTACAAGATGTAAAATATTTGCAATTTAGTTGTTTGTGCTACAAAATTAAGAGACAACTATGCGTCAGATGTCGTACGACCTTGTATTATTCTTGTCTCTAATAAGAAGACTTTTTTAGGCTCGATACAAAATTAAGTTTATTCTTTTTAGAGTTTCTCGATACATCAGTGAGGGATAATCCACTAGATACAGCTGCGTTTAGTGCGGCATTGACATCAGAATATATTGAAGGGTTCTGGAAGCTAATATTTGCTCTTTTCTCATTGCGCAGGTTCATGACGGCATTGACTGAGATTGACTGTGATGTGACAGTGTTGATGATGACTCCATgttgtgacactgacagtgataACTGTACGGATTAAACCGTGGGGCATGTATACCAGTGAAGAAATCGTTGTGACCACCTGCAGAACCCTCCTACCTGCAGTTCTCATATATATCCCTGTCTGCTTTCCCCCCTTCGTGCTCATGGACAACAACCCCAGCTTGAGTTCACCACTCTTCAGAATTGTGTTCCCTGCTGTGCTGTACTATCACAGACAGCAATCCTTGCTCTAACAGAACACACAGTCAGCGCCCTGAGTGGTGGATATAAGCTGTTCAAGCCCTGCACAAACTGAGGCAGGGAAAGATGCCAGCATGTGGAATCATCATCCAGACATAAGCTGTGCGGAAAAAGAGAGTGAGGGATTTCTCTCGTCATCTGTACCAATCACAGTCACAGACGATTGTCTAAGGGCATTTCTGAGGTGCGCAGTAACATGATTTACTGTGATACCTGCATTGCACAACACTTTGGATTATTGCAAGGCCAAGGGGCAGTCCACTAACTGACTAAGAGAAGCATAAATAAAAGGACACCCCACTACAGTCCTATTTTTTTCACATAATTAGAATTACAACACTTCACTGTATGTTGCTTAtctgtgttttcttttcatgtacAGTGGTGTTTTTGAAAACCGCTGTTTCCAAAAGAACACTTTGTATTTTGATTGTTGAGGTTAACCTcatgcaaaaaaaaagagggaggAAACTGGTGCGTTTGATTCTTTGAATTTGATCATGTGTTGTGGTCTAGTTACTCCAGAATATGACAGAAGAAAGATTGACGGTTAGGTCTCATGCAGAACTGGTGAGGGTTttaatgtttgttgttgcttcTTGTACCCAGATATCTAGCGATTAGTGTTTTGTGTAATGTTTCCTCTTTCAATTTGTCAACATTAATTTCCTCTTCTTTTGCacgcctctttttttttcttttttttttctccatgctGTAAAAATCCATAACGTTAAGTCACGGGCTActattctgagcacattttcacCCTTTGAGCGATTCATTTTGTCGCATTTACTTCAGTGCCGTTAAATGCAATTGTAACTGTACATCAGTCTTTGAAAACGGGGAGTCTGATTTGGTTTCATGCATAGTGTTTTTGTGTAATTGTTTGTTAATGTTACTTATTAGTGCTAGAATTTTGTTCGCCTGAGAGTAGTGAATAGTAAACTTCTTTGTTGCAATGGAAACTATCTCAGATGTGTAAGAGGAAGAAAATAGACCGTGTTCCTTGGAGTAAACAAGTAACTACTTAGCAACACGAAGAGTTATGGGGTGATCAGATGAGAAACTGTGGTTATGCTTTTGAAAATACATGCTTCATCCTTTAGGTCAAAGAGTTTGGTTTTAAAATAGACTGTTTTCAGGCACAAGAAACAACAGATGAACAGACTGTTTGCAGACACAAAGAACTTGGAAGTTGACAACTGTTTACAGAGTGCATTGCATACACTCTGGACACCTTTATCTGCAAACAGCTATGTAAGAAATGCACTAATCACAAAACATTCTTTTTCCAGTAGAAAATATTTGCAGGTCCATATTCACATAGTTGTGCATGCTAGCAAGTACTAAAGTGAATCTGCGCGTTTAGATCGAACCTGTTAAAAACTGATAAGAATTATTAAGGGTGATCATCACTGGATGTAGTGTAGTTTACATCTCCGCTTAGATATACCTTTGCTTACAATAATGCACAGACTGCTTCTCAATTCTACTCTGATTTCTGTCATTGTCAAGTAATTACACAAGCCATTTTGCTGGTTACACTTACAGTACACAAGGGCCTTATTCTGTAAATGAATAGTTTGGGAAAAGGGGCGCTGGACAATTCAGGTTTGCAAGACGTTGGATGCCAGCTGCGAATTCCACACATAGGGAAAGGCAAACCAATGGCTACTTTTACAAAAAGGAGTCTTATTTTCACCCTTTTCCGCTTTTTCAAAAGTCCTTCATTGTAAAAGAAAAGGTTTTGATTTGCATCAATGGTCTTTTTCTTATATTTTTTATTGACAAAAAGATATGTTGCTACAAAATTGGAATAAAGATAAACACACCTGTGGTTAAAACATCCGAGTTCAAACTTATCAGTTACACAAACTGaatacttgtttttttcttattaaaaaaaaacacacaaaaaacgggTTTTCATAATAGTTCTTATCAATTTGTTTGCTTATCCTCTTCAAGAAATGTCAgtcacatttatttttttattttttttttaaactttctcTCATCAGTCAGTCTTAGTGCTTAGTGGGACTAGATATTATTTATAGGGTTAGATGGTGGTTGCATTGATTTTGAGTTGCTGGATTTAACTAACGATTCTCTTTGCTGCTGCTTTTTCTCCTTCCATGGAATATCTGCTTCTTTTcctttggattttctgttatgtatctaaagtcattaatttatTGAACTAGAGTGTCTGATTTAATTTGTTAAATGAGGCATGATTCTGTTTGCAGTTGATCAGTTTGTCAGGTTGTAAGTGGGTACAGCTGTATTACTACTATCAGAAGGCTGTTTCTTTTCCTGGCATGAAGTTGAGCTCAGAAGGGTAGGGAGGTGTGTGTGACTTGATTTTGTAGATGTGTCAAACTGGAGAAACTGTACATCAAGGTGTGTTGTGCAACCAACAGTTGGTGATAtctttccgtcgcgatataaccttgaacggttgaaaacaacattaaacaccaaataaaggaaaGGTGATATCTTTCATGTTATGTAGACCATTACTAATTTACTTATGTTGTAACCTACAGGTACTGAGGTAGTGATAACAGGCCAGGATGTTACTTGTACAAGGGGTGGATAGTTGTGTAACTAAACAACAAATGTAGATGCAGTTCCTGTGGGGCTGGGCTGtcttttgtgtgcatgtgtcactTGCCCACCCCTCTCAAATGCCCGATaacagtaaaaataaaaattaaaaaaatatatatataccgtacttttcggactataaggcgctgCTGTGTATAGGGCGCACCCCCtactttaaaataaaaaacggAAAAATCCTAGAATAAGGCGATGGTGTCGTGCATAAGGCGACAGCatgaaagaacaagtcgcgtaaggcgaaattacaacatttagtcaagctgtcgaactaacagaatgaaactgaactcactgcatttttacagcaagagcgtatactcgtagcatcgtcagtccaccgctcgatgcacaggcagtgaaattgacaagaagagcggggtagtagttgcgctgagaaggatagcacgcttttctttatctctattctttttaactttctgagcgtgtttttaatccaaacatatcacatctatatgtttttggaatcaggaacccacaaggaataagatgaacttgtttttaaatcgatttgggaaattttattttaataataatttttatatttttaattttcagagcttgtttttaatccgaatataacatatttatatgtttttggaatcagaaaatgacgaagaataagatgaaattgtttttggatcgtttaataaaaaaataattttaattacaagtttccgatttttaatgaccaaactcactcattagtttttaagccaccaagctgaaatgcaataccaaaccccggccttcgtcgaagattgctttgccaaaatttcaatcaatttaattgaataatgagggtgtgacagtgccgcctcaacttttacaaaaagccggatatgacgtcatcaaaggtatttatcgaaaaaaggaaaaaaacgtccggggatatcatacccaggaactctcatgtcaaatttcataaagatcggcccagtagtttagtctgaatcgctctacacacacacacagacagacacacacacacacacacacacagacagacacacacacacacacacacatacatacaccacgaccctcgtctcgattccccccctctatgttaaaacatttagtcaaaacttgactaaatgtaaaaagaaagaaagaaaaaaaatgactgTTGAAACGCCTCGACCATCGGTCCTTTGAAGATTAACCCAGTCCTCCAACTCTGCCTCAAGCTCTGGCCAGCATGCACCTTTTCCGCGGAAAGCCTTGCGTGACTTTTTACTTCCCAACAGCTGATCTCTCTGTTTACACCATTTGCGAACCATGGATTCGTTCAGGCCTAGTTCGAAAGCTGCCTTTCGGTTGCTCTCCAGTCGTATCGCAAGATCGATGGCATAAATCGTATGAAGCTCTCTTCGTTTTTGGCATTTTGACAGTGTCAAAGTTGAAGTGCAAGTTGAAGTGTCAAGAGACCGACTGTCGTGTTTCAACGCAACTATTGTTCAGGTAATTTTTTCGGCGATCCACATTGCTTGAATTGTGTTCACTTGAATGGTTGTTAGTTGCTCATTGATTTCAAGTTCACGGTGCTCGTGAAACCTATTTTATCCGAGAATAAGGCGACGTCGTGTATTATAGTATAAGGCGACCCCACGATTTTAagtggggggaaaaaaaaaaagtatcgccttatagtccgaaaagtacggtatatatatttatatatatatacttgttgACATGAACCGAAGTGCAGTGGattccccccttttaagacatccaaattatctgagaaaatcgggtcttatgggagggagtcttaaattgagaTACATATTTAGACGTAAACAACCATAATCTCAAAAttgtgggtcttaaaagggttgTTCCACTGAAGGCCCACTGTTGTGTATAAAATTGATTTGTTTGCAGAGCAAACATTTTTGTCCATCAACGCAGCAAGAGCATGCAGGCCACCTGGAGATGTATTTCTGTCCTTTATGTCTGTGATCAGAACTTGTTGCTGGACTTTTCACCTTTTTATACAATGGGTTGAAAACAGGGGCAAAATTGTCAACCAGAAGTGTAActtgcagatttttttttttttttactgtgttTGAGGTAAATTCTTGGAATGTAGTCATGAAGCAAATCTGCTGCTCATTTAACTCTGGACTTACCATGTAACGGTAGAGAGGTCTCAGTCCTAAGCTGTTTGTATTATGTTATCAGTTTTcttttccccccgcgggttagggggaagaatttacccgatgctccccagcatgtcataagaggcgactaacggattctgtttctccttttacccttgttaagtgtttcttgtatagaatatagtcaatgtttgaaaagattttagtcaagcagtatgtaagaaatgttaagtcctttgtactggaaacttgcattctcccagtaaggtcatatattgtacatgtactacgttgcaagcccctggagcaattttttgattagtgcttttgtgaacaagaaacaattaacaagtgactctatcccatctcccccctttccccgtcgcgatataaccttcgtggttgaaaacgacgttaaacaccaaataaagaaagaaagaatcagttTTCTTTGGTTCCAGTGCAGTATATTTCTGTTTAAACAAATACTGTTTTCACTTAATTAAGCTACAAAAATATATCACGGTGTATCTTTAAAATACGGTGTAACTAACAGTTAATGGAAAAACCCCAGCAACAAGTCCACCGCATGAGGACTATAAATGAACTTGTAACGttataaaaagataaaaccTCAAAATGTCCCGGAATGCTCTACAGCGTTTCAGCGTGGAGAGAAAGAGTGTCATTGTCAAATGATTGGTAtgcaaaattatgtacatttacAAATGCTGATGTGTTACTGTGGGTGAGCTTGCGTGAGTGTGATCTTATACTTCAGCACCATTTGAACAATATAAAGAGAATAGATACTAATgtcataatttgttttcttaatTTTTAAGATTGTACCTTTGATAAGTGATCTTGTGTTGTTTAAAGATGTACTTCAATAACTTGTATGAGAGAAATGTCGAGCAAAATGTGAAAGTATAGATGTACGCGTGTTTGGTTTTTCATTTGGTGTTTTGCACAATGTGAGAAAGCAATTCCAACTGTATGTTGTGGTgatttaaaaaatgtttgtatCTTTGtacttttctttatttgatgcTTTTTCCACGTTGTAAACCGTACCAAACAAGCTTTACGGAGGCTCTTAAAAAAACATGATAGTATTAAAAGTATCACAGCAGTACCAATTAGTAGATGAAAATGCAGTTATTACTATAAATATTACAGCAGGTTAAACAGTGTGTACTGCCACACTCATGCCTGTGATAAGAATGACcgttgttcttgtcatttttcatAAGAAAACAAGCTTGGAAACTTGGATAAAATTATGTTGCAGAAATGTTCATGGGTTTGGCTTTTTTTCCGTTTAAGTTTTCCTGTTCTTTCATGCTGGCATACTTACTGTAtccactgtgtgtgtgaaaaactgTGCCTGATTTGTTCTTTTGTTGGGgtttgatttttctttttttatggaCATTAAGAGGGGGTGGTTTGTATGTTTTCTGCAGCAGCACAGACTACGAGCTACTCCATTATTGTGCAGAtggctgtttgtttgtgcttgttTATTCTTGTCATTTTGGACAAGCTTAAACCCATGTGCGAGACAAATAGTGAGTTCTCTCAGATACAGGGAAATTGTGAGAAGCCATTGAAGAACATTGTTTCAGAAGAGTCTTTTTTCACTTGTCAGTACGCAGTATCAGTGCACACAGTCAGCCTCCTGACCTTATTTGTCAGGTGTTCTCATAATGCTCACTGTGTTAGTATATTTCTATGCAGGTTAAAATGTCTACTTGTGCAGTCAACAACCTGGATAGTAACTGATAGCAATTGTGTTCTTTGTGTGGGTGTGAAACCAAAGGCATTTTGATACAGTGCAAGTAAAGCATCTTCAGTGCAAGTAGACTGTTACTCTCCTTACTTTGTATGTGAAAGCTCCTTTTTGAGATTGATAATATTATTGTTAGTGTCTTTGAAGTCAAAGTAAAAGCTACCGGGATGTTATAGTAAAGTCAGCTGGAACTGAAGGTTTGGGAATATTATTGTGGGATAGTTATGTTTTGTACgggaaaaaaaaactttttgaACGGCAACCTTCaggaaaaaacccacttgtacATGTGTGACAAACTTGATCATTCAAAACCACTGAAGCTGGCCGTTTAGACAATGCAACATCAGGGTACACACAGTAAACAGCCTCAGAGTTCTGTATTCTTACAGTGGAAACACGTATTGATTAAAGATAATATATGTAGAGAGCATcatatgtatacaaatttgtATCTTGTTGGTTTTAGTACCTGCAATTTCTTTTAGGTCAtgatttttcttcattttgtctgtgaTATGATGTATTTACTTTTGTACTACAACAGCGTCAGTATAACCCCCCCAAAAAGTTTGACCCAACAAATCGAATGTTATGTCAGATAGTAATAAACCAGGTATCTGGGTGATTGTACCATTTCAATTATTTGTGATGAAATGCACAAATAACCTGTGACAAAATATGTTTAGTAGCTATGTTATCAAGGTC
This Littorina saxatilis isolate snail1 linkage group LG17, US_GU_Lsax_2.0, whole genome shotgun sequence DNA region includes the following protein-coding sequences:
- the LOC138953933 gene encoding WD repeat-containing protein 20-like — protein: MAAQSEGGGKDDLKTHFVTREGLYKLMPLSEYSKPTRVAYNGQANPPVKVSFVNVDDGSSSPDRLCFNVGRELYVYVYKGVRKAADLTKPIDKRIYKGTLPTCHDFNSATVSPDSVLLLVGFTAGQVQLIDPIKKEISKLYNEERLIDKTKVTCIKWIPGSNNQFLVSHGSGQMYLYNEELPCGQTPPNYQPFKHGEGFSIFTCKTKSTRNPLYRWVVGLGAINEFAFSPCSRYLAVVGQDGHLRVFNYNSMELVGTMKSYFGGLLCVCWSPDGKYIVTGGEDDLVTVWSFHEKRVICRGHGHKSWVNVVAFDIYTCLVCDDEKCEFIPKEMVDSSSSLYNSIPPQANHVAPGDGLVSAGGKGREGRPDSTQHNGSHMNSNHNSTAEQSTATAVHYTTYRFGSVGQDTELCLWELTEDIVRQPYNKTRISTTLGSHATGGAIPRSNSLPNDSAAKPNSLANNVGGHHPEGTTGHAVSNSVINTTNKFATLSVADRKESQDKKEHKRNFSLASRNSDRVGLLSKSNHVKPVDDSVKLYGTPACPRLDEVPILEPLVCKRVAHERLTSIVFREECIVTACQEGLVYTWARPGSVVHDGID